The Pangasianodon hypophthalmus isolate fPanHyp1 chromosome 2, fPanHyp1.pri, whole genome shotgun sequence genome window below encodes:
- the ntan1 gene encoding protein N-terminal asparagine amidohydrolase, with the protein MPLLTQNKRIDRVISTTELFSKYSHLKENAKVFRSKPLVTVDSKCLLYVQQREFAATTPADNSVSVIGSGDATTCHLVVLRHTGSGATCLAHLDGSSTRTEVPLLVNAVTSLSNPAKAGRLELHLIGGFDDDNKTSHNLSREIFAAFQKQKEEIHIETCCITDMNDVVTDGIHRPIIYGIGVNVKTGDVFPAVFPQRGPAEDLRSARSFSGGQLAEVYDCSKEQLKIGPCRWAPSTDIAFWLDEDDETILQYLSTSPYAEPPHFVQHIKSTIRFLLEHPNTDALFPGGQPQRFQRSEQGEWERVCP; encoded by the exons atgccactcCTGACTCAGAACAAACGAATCGACCGTGTAATATCAACAACTGAGCTGTTCTCGAAATATTCCCATTTAAAG GAAAATGCCAAAGTATTTCGCTCCAAACCCCTTGTGACAGTGGATTCAAAGTGCCTGCTCTATGTGCAACAGCGGGAATTTGCAGCCACAACGCCGGCAGACA ACTCTGTTTCAGTTATTGGCTCTGGGGATGCAACAACATGTCACTTAGTAGTCCTGCGCCATACAG GAAGCGGAGCGACTTGTTTGGCTCACCTGGACGGCTCGAGCACGCGGACTGAAGTTCCTCTCTTAGTTAATGCCGTCACGTCACTAAGCAACCCAGCTAAAGCAGGCAG gttaGAGCTTCATCTCATTGGGGGGTTTGATGATGACAACAAGACGTCACATAACCTCAGCCGGGAAATCTTCG CGGCATTTCAGAAACAAAAGGAAGAAATTCACATAGAAACCTGCTGCATTACTG ATATGAATGATGTTGTGACAGATGGGATTCACAGACCAATTATCTATGGAATAG GTGTGAACGTTAAAACAGGCGATGTTTTCCCAGCCGTGTTTCCACAAAGAGGACCTGCTGAGGACTTGAGGTCTGCACGCAGCTTCTCAGGTGGACAG CTAGCCGAGGTGTACGACTGTAGTAAAGAGCAGCTGAAGATCGGCCCATGCAGATGGGCACCTAGCACAGACATCGCCTTCTGGctggatgaagatgatgaaacAATCTTACAG TACCTGTCCACGTCTCCTTATGCTGAGCCACCTCATTTCGTCCAACACATCAAGTCCACAATCCGCTTCCTGCTGGAACACCCGAACACCGACGCTCTGTTTCCCGGAGGCCAGCCGCAGCGCTTCCAGCGATCGGAGCagggagagtgggagagagtCTGCCCTTAA